Proteins from one Dysgonomonas sp. HDW5A genomic window:
- a CDS encoding clostripain-related cysteine peptidase, whose translation MNKIIKIVLIAFLGIFFMSCEKDDDSNYVLPASTQHVILVYLGGDNNLSSETYQKIESIREGWQGGAEKKLLIYTDPADTNPSLIEIVRENGQNTKKIIRNYDEENSASKEVLSRVIREVTNLYPSPSYGLIVFSHASGWLPGGTLTSPRSIVMDKKQEMELSDFAQAIPDKTFDYIIFEACFMSGIEVAYELKDKTDYILASSAEIVSPGFTYIYPKSINHLSGSLSGLRAFGEDAFSWFDNRSGYMRSATFSIINTSQLNSLADWVKSNCNQDNSIDINTIQYFDRYSYRLFFDFEDYYGSLLETDKQKSELSALISNCIVWKNATPSFMKDYNGFDIKKHSGFTTYISQEKYPFFNNEYQQLKWFKASSSKK comes from the coding sequence ATGAATAAAATAATAAAAATAGTTTTGATTGCTTTTTTAGGGATATTCTTCATGTCCTGTGAGAAAGATGATGACAGCAATTATGTATTGCCTGCATCCACTCAACATGTAATTTTGGTATATCTGGGAGGTGATAATAATTTATCATCCGAAACTTATCAAAAAATAGAGTCTATCAGAGAAGGATGGCAAGGCGGAGCCGAAAAAAAGTTATTGATATATACTGATCCTGCTGATACAAATCCATCTTTAATAGAAATTGTTAGAGAAAACGGGCAGAATACGAAAAAAATAATCCGCAATTACGACGAAGAAAATTCGGCAAGTAAAGAAGTTCTATCTCGTGTAATAAGGGAGGTTACCAATCTTTATCCGTCTCCGTCATATGGCTTGATTGTATTTTCTCATGCTTCGGGTTGGTTACCCGGAGGAACATTGACGAGCCCCCGATCCATTGTAATGGATAAAAAACAAGAAATGGAACTATCGGACTTTGCTCAGGCTATCCCCGATAAAACATTCGATTATATTATATTCGAAGCCTGTTTCATGTCAGGAATAGAAGTCGCTTATGAGTTAAAAGACAAGACCGACTATATTTTAGCATCTTCGGCTGAAATTGTTTCTCCCGGCTTTACTTACATATATCCTAAGAGCATAAATCATTTATCGGGGTCTTTATCAGGTTTGCGAGCTTTTGGCGAAGATGCTTTTTCATGGTTCGATAATAGGTCAGGGTATATGCGGTCGGCAACATTCTCCATTATCAATACATCACAACTCAACTCTTTAGCTGATTGGGTGAAAAGTAATTGTAATCAGGACAATAGTATTGATATAAATACAATACAGTACTTCGACAGGTACTCTTATCGTTTGTTTTTTGATTTTGAAGACTATTACGGCTCACTTCTGGAAACAGATAAACAGAAAAGTGAATTATCAGCTTTGATTTCGAATTGTATTGTCTGGAAAAATGCAACTCCCTCTTTTATGAAAGACTACAATGGTTTTGATATCAAAAAACATTCGGGATTCACAACTTATATTTCTCAGGAAAAGTATCCGTTT
- a CDS encoding peroxiredoxin produces MNKRNLVISSILLLLAITVASCGRQEQHYIEKVFNKMIKSKSSEEIAKANSYTIDSLNFVQLDSLGLTKDYINVWTKLYIDKSATEDLVRDSKKLIDRLEKQSPKDIEVFIKAIANSNTLAGYPNVAASIVAYPYGVDVSSDEYSEIATRLFVSTGLPGNKAPQIEGLQPLEGVNSTLVLFYDGGCGICQNLLEELDHNYDKLKAKGVRIVTISADGDKDTFEKKIAKYPWPDKLCDYQSFNGINFKRFGIAATPMMFVIDKNGVVIDQFSNLKDTNLIQNI; encoded by the coding sequence ATGAATAAAAGAAACTTAGTTATATCTAGTATACTTCTGCTGTTGGCAATTACTGTTGCTTCGTGCGGAAGACAAGAGCAGCATTATATAGAGAAAGTCTTTAACAAGATGATCAAAAGCAAATCGTCTGAAGAAATAGCAAAAGCAAATTCTTATACGATTGATTCACTCAATTTTGTTCAGCTTGATTCGCTCGGTCTTACAAAAGATTATATAAATGTGTGGACAAAATTATACATAGACAAAAGTGCTACGGAAGATTTGGTAAGAGATTCTAAAAAATTGATAGACCGTCTCGAAAAACAGTCGCCAAAAGATATCGAGGTTTTCATCAAAGCCATTGCTAATAGTAATACTTTGGCAGGATATCCGAATGTTGCTGCTTCTATTGTAGCTTATCCCTATGGAGTGGATGTATCTTCAGATGAGTATAGCGAGATAGCTACACGTCTGTTTGTCTCGACAGGATTACCGGGTAATAAAGCACCTCAGATCGAAGGATTACAACCTTTGGAAGGAGTAAATTCGACTTTAGTCTTATTTTACGATGGAGGTTGCGGAATATGCCAGAATCTTTTAGAGGAGTTAGATCATAACTACGATAAACTGAAAGCTAAAGGAGTTAGAATCGTGACTATATCGGCAGATGGGGACAAGGATACCTTCGAAAAGAAAATCGCTAAATATCCATGGCCGGATAAACTTTGCGACTATCAGTCGTTCAACGGAATAAACTTCAAACGTTTTGGTATAGCAGCTACACCAATGATGTTTGTAATAGATAAAAATGGAGTGGTAATAGACCAATTCAGTAACTTAAAAGATACAAACTTAATCCAAAATATTTAG
- a CDS encoding FISUMP domain-containing protein yields MKQLFFYILFLFVALAGCVDDHEDGNYPSPTKEGEVKVPFSINMPAQMPKTYALDENDENEVKTIDILAFKVNGNDETFAYRAQAEQGSIVDDGANNKKKFIVTLKKDGTQTYRFVALANAKDELDNIFVGGIAVGTSKDVVMQQLQLTGVNKWNVNNGTEGYLPIPMWGETTNNIVIQDNTTITDLKLLRMVGKINVKIDPSITESNFALSSVSLYNYYTAGRIAPDQANLVSGSRSTVDKPTVIGVTTKGPISYEGSGIVTNNSILNNIYTFESVVPKNQSEVDMSKVTTLVVGGKYNGAATVSYYRVDIANGKNYLDILRNHLYTINITKVKSAGYSTKEEAFNSRPINIEAEVVVWDEAAIGNIEFDGQFMLAVSQGKFDFTKSVYNAYSDGNTVKITTDYKSNDGSVQGWKVSSIVDDSGNPITDWLTTSVSSGNAGVTTNMQIFLTENNSGQQRKGYIHISAGRLTYVIEVNQNLVPPLSLVIKDVVNGEEIGELIFVSQTANEVPTAQQFTASWMPISVECDLSSTGLSGNPFSFYTGSDTPGQGTFIKTTANGTGKQTYTIRPTAFTQTEINNNPLIEKSSKIDFLVSNGVNFKSKTIYLRQIRYGLKATLKDDYILDGTQQSLNIKSNSLWKVKSITDSQNLLASFDASQNGGYNVQTGDTFLFTLKQVTTATDVGASITFTFYDPSGKYADVNATINPIACGAGGTAAPLKIGNNTYMTHKYGTKCWMVENSREGTSNAVNFGGVISGTTWTNGSTYSPGTSNGQYYYGDSNRNSACPTGWHLPTAGEAADLVSAVTTDISQNNGTKGAQWWAGPSVLGLNSNSATAALTGAALYYNSGGYSYRWNFWSQRGYWWINGGTNLIGTSSNLTTQSGNSTMAFLPVRCVQN; encoded by the coding sequence ATGAAACAGTTATTTTTTTATATACTATTCTTATTCGTGGCTTTAGCCGGTTGCGTTGACGACCATGAAGATGGAAATTATCCTTCGCCAACTAAAGAGGGAGAAGTGAAAGTACCATTTAGTATAAACATGCCTGCTCAAATGCCAAAGACTTATGCCTTGGATGAGAATGATGAGAACGAAGTGAAAACTATTGATATCTTAGCTTTTAAGGTAAATGGTAATGACGAAACCTTCGCTTACCGTGCACAGGCCGAGCAAGGGTCGATAGTGGATGATGGAGCCAATAATAAAAAGAAATTTATTGTTACCCTGAAAAAAGATGGTACCCAAACATATCGTTTTGTTGCTCTCGCAAATGCAAAAGATGAGCTGGATAATATTTTTGTCGGAGGTATTGCGGTAGGAACATCAAAAGACGTTGTAATGCAACAATTACAATTGACAGGTGTAAATAAATGGAATGTAAACAATGGAACTGAGGGATATCTTCCCATTCCAATGTGGGGAGAGACTACAAACAACATAGTAATCCAAGATAATACAACGATTACCGATTTGAAACTACTTCGCATGGTTGGTAAAATCAATGTGAAAATAGACCCTTCGATAACCGAAAGTAACTTTGCTCTATCGAGTGTATCTCTATACAACTATTATACTGCCGGACGAATTGCCCCCGATCAAGCCAATCTGGTTTCGGGTAGCAGATCAACCGTTGATAAACCTACGGTGATAGGTGTTACCACCAAAGGACCGATCAGTTATGAAGGCTCGGGTATCGTTACCAACAATAGTATCCTGAATAATATATATACTTTCGAATCGGTAGTTCCTAAAAATCAGTCTGAAGTAGATATGAGTAAAGTAACTACTCTGGTAGTAGGGGGTAAATACAATGGAGCAGCTACGGTTAGTTATTACCGTGTCGATATAGCTAATGGAAAGAACTATCTGGATATATTGCGTAACCATTTATACACCATTAATATAACTAAAGTGAAATCGGCGGGGTATTCTACTAAGGAAGAGGCATTCAACTCACGACCTATTAATATCGAAGCAGAGGTTGTTGTATGGGATGAGGCTGCTATAGGGAATATCGAGTTCGACGGACAGTTTATGCTTGCGGTTTCTCAAGGAAAGTTTGATTTTACGAAAAGTGTCTACAACGCATATAGTGACGGAAATACAGTGAAAATTACTACCGACTATAAGAGTAACGATGGAAGCGTACAAGGGTGGAAGGTATCGTCTATTGTAGATGATAGTGGTAACCCTATAACCGATTGGTTAACAACATCGGTAAGTAGCGGTAATGCCGGTGTAACTACAAATATGCAGATCTTCTTAACAGAGAACAACTCGGGACAACAACGTAAAGGGTATATTCATATCAGTGCAGGAAGACTTACTTATGTTATCGAAGTGAACCAAAACTTAGTTCCCCCCTTATCTTTAGTTATTAAGGATGTAGTGAATGGCGAAGAAATCGGCGAACTTATATTTGTGAGTCAAACAGCCAATGAAGTTCCCACAGCACAACAATTTACTGCTTCGTGGATGCCAATTAGTGTAGAATGTGATTTGTCAAGTACAGGTTTATCCGGAAACCCTTTTAGTTTCTATACAGGATCAGATACTCCCGGACAAGGAACCTTTATAAAAACGACTGCAAACGGTACAGGTAAACAAACCTATACTATTAGGCCGACAGCGTTTACTCAGACTGAAATTAATAATAATCCTCTGATCGAGAAATCTTCTAAAATAGACTTTTTAGTGTCGAATGGGGTCAACTTTAAATCCAAAACGATTTACCTGCGTCAGATACGCTATGGACTGAAGGCTACATTGAAAGATGATTATATACTTGATGGTACTCAACAAAGTCTGAATATCAAGTCAAATAGCCTTTGGAAAGTAAAAAGTATAACCGATAGCCAAAATTTGTTAGCATCTTTTGATGCGAGTCAAAACGGCGGATATAATGTCCAGACCGGAGATACATTCCTGTTTACATTGAAGCAGGTAACTACTGCTACGGATGTGGGGGCAAGCATCACTTTTACATTTTACGATCCTAGTGGCAAATATGCCGATGTTAATGCTACGATAAACCCTATAGCGTGTGGAGCAGGAGGAACTGCAGCACCATTAAAGATTGGTAATAATACGTATATGACCCACAAATATGGAACGAAATGCTGGATGGTGGAAAACTCAAGAGAAGGAACATCAAATGCTGTGAATTTCGGAGGAGTTATTAGTGGAACCACATGGACGAATGGGTCGACCTATTCGCCGGGAACAAGTAATGGACAGTATTATTATGGGGATAGTAATCGAAATTCAGCATGTCCTACCGGCTGGCATTTGCCAACGGCTGGAGAAGCTGCAGATTTAGTCTCTGCTGTCACTACTGATATATCGCAAAACAATGGAACTAAAGGTGCTCAATGGTGGGCGGGACCCTCTGTTCTGGGACTAAATTCAAACAGTGCGACTGCTGCTTTGACCGGAGCTGCTTTATATTACAACTCGGGAGGATATTCTTATCGTTGGAATTTTTGGTCACAACGAGGGTATTGGTGGATAAATGGTGGAACAAACCTAATTGGAACTTCATCCAACTTAACTACTCAGAGTGGTAATAGTACTATGGCATTTTTACCTGTGCGATGTGTTCAGAACTAA